In Acidobacteriota bacterium, the genomic window AGCACCTGGCGGCCGAGTGGGTCGGCCGCTTCCGCCGGGAGCGCCCGCCGCTTCCGGCCCTCGCCCTGGGCACCGATCCCGCCATCGTGACCGCGGTGGGGAACGACTACGGGTTCGAGCAGGTGTTCGCCCGGCAGCTGCGGGCCCTGGGGCGGGCGGGGGACGTCGCCGTGGCGCTCTCCACCAGCGGCCGCTCGCCCGACGTGCTCGCGGCGGTGGACGCGGCCCTCGAGATGGGGCTGGTGACCGTCGGCCTGACCGGCGGCGGCGGGGGCGCTCTCGGCTCCCGGGTCCGCTATCACCTCAACGTGCCGCACCCGGTTCCGGCCCGGGTCCAGGAGGTGCATATCCTGATCGGGCACCTCCTGTGCCAGCTCACCGAGGACGCCCTCGCCCCGGAGGCCCGGGGCTGACGCCCGGCGGCATTCCTCGAGGCTACCGGGGGCCGGCCTCGATGTCCCCCCCGTCCTGGAGCCGAATCAGCATATCGAGGTTTCCCAGGAACTCCGCGAAACGGGGGTCCCCCCTCAGCGGCTCCAGGTCCGGTTCCCCCCGGATGGCGTCGGCGTCCGAAAACCCGAGCGCGACCGCCTGGCGCAGATGCCGGAGCGCCAGCTCCCTGTTCCCCTCCCGGGCGTAAAGGCGGGCCAGCGCGAACGCCCGCTCCCCGGGTGTGGTGCGCCCCCCCCTCGAGAGGCTCACGGCGCTGCCGCCGGAAAGCGCGAGGGGGTCCAGTTCGAGCGCCCTTGCCCACTGCTCCATCGCCCTGGGGACCTGGTTTTTCTCCAGGTAGAGGTTCCCGAGGTTGATGTAGAACGAGGGCTCCCGGCCGTCGAGCCGGATGGCCTTCTTGAGGTGCCGCTCGGCCCTTCCCAGCTTGTCCTTGAGAAAGTAGATGGAACCGAGGTTGTTGTACCCGTGGGCGAATTCGG contains:
- a CDS encoding SIS domain-containing protein, which translates into the protein MIDTIRAAVADSLELQKSFFRDRADLVAQVAGEIARAFAAGNKVMLFGNGGSAADAQHLAAEWVGRFRRERPPLPALALGTDPAIVTAVGNDYGFEQVFARQLRALGRAGDVAVALSTSGRSPDVLAAVDAALEMGLVTVGLTGGGGGALGSRVRYHLNVPHPVPARVQEVHILIGHLLCQLTEDALAPEARG
- a CDS encoding tetratricopeptide repeat protein — its product is MRASGRAYGMVLLFGLLAALWGSACAPRVVRVPVSEEDAQRARLALREGDLAFGRQDYYAALIRYLEGSKYNPNDEVIANRLGIAYAKLGFYDRAEKALRRAVQLDPEFAHGYNNLGSIYFLKDKLGRAERHLKKAIRLDGREPSFYINLGNLYLEKNQVPRAMEQWARALELDPLALSGGSAVSLSRGGRTTPGERAFALARLYAREGNRELALRHLRQAVALGFSDADAIRGEPDLEPLRGDPRFAEFLGNLDMLIRLQDGGDIEAGPR